In one Corallococcus sp. EGB genomic region, the following are encoded:
- a CDS encoding ABC transporter substrate-binding protein produces the protein MRRSLPLLLTALAMALAGCEKKSAPAPAPAPATQEGGATAAPPGPPPEGSILIGEVGSLTGSEATFGISARNGIDLALQEANAAGGVRGQKLVVRVYDSQGRPEEGAQAATRLIAQDKVVALLGEAASSVSMAMADKAQAAKVPMITPTSTSPEVTKKGDYIFRVCFIDPFQGLVMAKFARENLKVSRVAVLTDNKSAFSVGLADVFNQKFKEFGGTIAGNESYSKGDTDFRAQLTSIKNMKPEAVFVPGYYTDVGIIARQAREVGLRVPLLGGDGWDSDKLYELGGSALEGSYFSNHYSPDNPDPVVQNFLAKYKSAYGSVPDSVAVLAYDAGRLLVDAMRRAPDTSGPALRDAIAATKDFPGVAGTINLDANRDAVKQAVVMKVEGGKAVFVTTVKP, from the coding sequence ATGCGCCGTTCCCTCCCCCTCCTGCTCACCGCGCTGGCCATGGCCCTGGCGGGCTGTGAGAAGAAGTCCGCCCCGGCCCCCGCGCCCGCGCCCGCCACGCAAGAGGGCGGCGCCACCGCCGCGCCTCCGGGGCCTCCGCCGGAGGGCAGCATCCTCATTGGCGAGGTGGGCAGCCTCACCGGCTCCGAGGCCACCTTCGGCATCTCCGCGCGCAACGGCATCGACCTGGCGCTGCAGGAGGCCAACGCCGCGGGCGGCGTGCGCGGCCAGAAGCTGGTGGTGCGCGTCTACGACAGCCAGGGCCGGCCGGAGGAAGGCGCCCAGGCCGCCACGCGGCTCATCGCCCAGGACAAGGTGGTGGCGCTGCTCGGCGAGGCCGCGTCGTCCGTGTCCATGGCCATGGCGGACAAGGCGCAGGCGGCGAAGGTGCCCATGATCACGCCCACCTCCACCAGCCCGGAGGTGACGAAGAAGGGCGACTACATCTTCCGCGTCTGCTTCATCGACCCGTTCCAGGGCCTGGTGATGGCGAAGTTCGCGCGGGAGAACCTGAAGGTGTCCAGGGTGGCGGTGCTCACGGACAACAAGAGCGCCTTCTCCGTGGGGCTGGCGGACGTCTTCAACCAGAAGTTCAAGGAGTTCGGCGGCACCATCGCCGGCAACGAGAGCTACTCCAAGGGCGACACGGACTTCCGCGCGCAGCTCACGTCCATCAAGAACATGAAGCCGGAGGCGGTGTTCGTCCCGGGCTACTACACGGATGTGGGCATCATCGCGCGGCAGGCGCGCGAGGTGGGCCTGCGCGTGCCGCTGTTGGGCGGTGACGGCTGGGACTCCGACAAGCTGTACGAGTTGGGCGGCTCCGCGCTGGAGGGCAGCTACTTCTCCAACCACTACTCGCCGGACAACCCGGACCCCGTCGTGCAGAACTTCCTCGCGAAGTACAAGTCCGCCTACGGCAGCGTGCCGGACAGCGTGGCGGTGCTGGCGTACGACGCCGGGCGCCTGCTGGTGGACGCGATGAGGCGCGCGCCGGATACGTCCGGCCCCGCGCTGCGCGACGCCATCGCGGCCACGAAGGACTTCCCGGGCGTGGCGGGCACCATCAACCTGGACGCCAACCGGGACGCGGTGAAGCAGGCCGTGGTGATGAAGGTGGAGGGCGGCAAGGCGGTGTTCGTCACCACCGTGAAGCCCTGA
- a CDS encoding SUF system Fe-S cluster assembly regulator, which yields MLRMSKMTDYGIVLMAELARADGETRTTRELAARTRVPLPSASKVLKGLLQAGLVVSHRGASGGYGLSRQAEAISLAELVTALEGPVSLTECGQHQGSPAGPCELESVCQVRSHWRLINQAIQEALGKLTLADLRAPAPRMPERLVGLGLPASVGAPSSATGVRS from the coding sequence ATGCTCCGGATGAGCAAGATGACCGACTACGGCATCGTGCTGATGGCCGAGCTGGCGCGCGCGGACGGGGAGACCCGCACCACGCGAGAGCTGGCGGCGCGCACGCGTGTCCCGCTTCCGTCCGCGAGCAAGGTCCTGAAGGGCCTGCTGCAGGCGGGGCTGGTGGTCTCGCACCGCGGGGCGAGCGGCGGCTACGGCCTGTCCCGCCAAGCGGAGGCCATCTCGCTGGCGGAGCTGGTGACGGCGCTGGAGGGGCCGGTGTCCCTCACGGAGTGCGGCCAGCACCAGGGCTCGCCCGCGGGCCCCTGTGAGTTGGAATCCGTGTGCCAGGTGCGCAGCCACTGGCGCCTCATCAATCAAGCCATCCAGGAAGCGCTGGGGAAGCTGACGCTCGCGGACCTGCGCGCGCCCGCGCCCCGCATGCCGGAGCGGCTGGTGGGCCTGGGCCTGCCGGCGTCCGTCGGCGCTCCTTCTTCCGCTACGGGAGTCCGTTCATGA
- the sufB gene encoding Fe-S cluster assembly protein SufB, whose translation MSSTETIQELTRRGYQAGFVTQVEADTLPPGLDEDVIRVLSAKKHEPAFMLEWRLKAYRHWLTLKEPSWQAVKYNPIDYQAIRYYSAPKQKPKKDSLAEVDPEILRTYEKLGIPLEEQKRLQNVAVDAVFDSVSVATTFREKLYKAGVIFCSFSEAVREHPELVERYLGTVVPFSDNFFAALNSAVFSDGSFCYVPKGVKCPMELSTYFRINAADTGQFERTLLVADEGASVSYLEGCTAPMRDTNQLHAAVVELVALDGASIKYSTVQNWYPGDAEGRGGIYNFVTKRGIAHKGSKISWTQVETGSAITWKYPSVILKGDDSVGEFYSVALTNHRQQADTGTKMVHIGKNTRSTIVSKGISAGRGQNTYRGQVKMLKSAANARNYTQCDSLLLGDECGAHTLPYIEVKNATAQVEHEASTSKIGEDQLFYCRQRGISQEDAVSMIVNGFCRQVFKELPMEFAVEAQKLLGVSLEGSVG comes from the coding sequence ATGAGCAGCACCGAAACCATCCAGGAGCTCACCCGCAGGGGCTACCAGGCGGGCTTCGTCACCCAGGTGGAGGCGGACACGCTGCCGCCCGGGCTGGACGAGGACGTCATCCGCGTCCTGTCCGCGAAGAAGCACGAGCCGGCCTTCATGCTGGAGTGGCGCCTGAAGGCGTACCGCCACTGGCTCACCCTGAAGGAGCCCTCGTGGCAGGCGGTGAAGTACAACCCCATCGACTACCAGGCCATCCGCTACTACTCGGCGCCCAAGCAGAAGCCGAAGAAGGACAGCCTGGCGGAGGTGGATCCCGAAATCCTCCGCACCTACGAGAAGCTGGGCATCCCGCTGGAGGAGCAGAAGCGCCTTCAGAACGTGGCGGTGGACGCGGTGTTCGACTCCGTGTCGGTGGCCACCACGTTCCGGGAGAAGCTCTACAAGGCGGGCGTCATCTTCTGCTCGTTCTCCGAGGCGGTGCGCGAGCACCCGGAGCTGGTGGAGCGCTACCTGGGCACGGTGGTGCCCTTCTCCGACAACTTCTTCGCGGCGCTCAACTCCGCGGTCTTCAGCGACGGCTCGTTCTGCTACGTGCCCAAGGGCGTGAAGTGCCCCATGGAGCTGTCCACGTACTTCCGCATCAACGCGGCGGACACGGGCCAGTTCGAGCGCACGCTGCTCGTCGCGGACGAGGGCGCCTCCGTGAGCTACCTGGAGGGCTGCACCGCGCCCATGCGCGACACCAACCAGCTGCACGCGGCGGTGGTGGAGCTGGTGGCGCTGGACGGCGCGTCCATCAAGTACAGCACGGTGCAGAACTGGTACCCGGGTGACGCGGAAGGCCGGGGCGGCATCTACAACTTCGTCACCAAGCGCGGCATCGCGCACAAGGGCTCCAAGATTTCGTGGACCCAGGTGGAGACGGGCTCGGCGATTACCTGGAAGTACCCCAGCGTCATCCTCAAGGGGGATGACTCGGTGGGCGAGTTCTACTCGGTGGCGCTCACCAACCACCGGCAGCAGGCGGACACGGGCACGAAGATGGTGCACATCGGGAAGAACACCCGGTCCACCATCGTGTCCAAGGGCATCTCCGCGGGCCGCGGGCAGAACACGTACCGGGGCCAGGTGAAGATGCTCAAGAGCGCCGCGAACGCACGCAACTACACGCAGTGCGATTCGCTGCTCCTGGGCGACGAGTGCGGCGCCCACACGCTGCCGTACATCGAGGTGAAGAACGCGACCGCGCAGGTGGAGCACGAAGCGTCCACGTCGAAGATTGGCGAGGACCAGCTCTTCTACTGCCGGCAACGCGGCATCTCCCAGGAGGACGCGGTGTCAATGATTGTCAACGGCTTCTGCCGGCAGGTCTTCAAGGAGCTGCCCATGGAGTTCGCCGTGGAGGCGCAGAAGCTGCTGGGCGTGAGCCTGGAAGGGAGCGTGGGGTGA
- the sufC gene encoding Fe-S cluster assembly ATPase SufC produces the protein MASLLSIQDLHARVAGKDILKGINLEVGAGEVHAIMGPNGSGKSTLAGVLAGRETYEVTKGSVTFDGKDLLGTPPEERAKAGVFLGFQYPVEIPGVGNLHFLRTALNAQRRAKGEEELDAMDFLSLAKEKAKLVQLDAAFMNRSVNEGFSGGEKKRNEIFQMAVLQPRLALLDETDSGLDIDALRIVAGGVNALRSKDRAMVVITHYQRLLDYIVPDHVHVMSAGRIVRSGGRELALELEEKGYGWIGGEGAGKAKEARP, from the coding sequence ATGGCGTCGTTGTTGAGCATCCAGGACCTGCATGCCCGCGTGGCCGGCAAGGACATCCTCAAGGGCATCAACCTGGAGGTGGGCGCCGGCGAGGTGCACGCCATCATGGGGCCCAACGGCTCCGGCAAGAGCACGCTCGCGGGCGTGCTGGCCGGGCGTGAGACGTATGAAGTGACGAAGGGCTCTGTCACCTTCGACGGCAAGGACCTGCTGGGCACGCCGCCGGAGGAGCGCGCGAAGGCGGGCGTGTTCCTGGGCTTCCAGTATCCGGTGGAGATTCCGGGCGTGGGCAACCTGCACTTCCTGCGCACGGCGCTCAACGCGCAGCGCCGCGCGAAGGGCGAGGAGGAGCTGGACGCGATGGACTTCCTCTCCCTGGCCAAGGAGAAGGCGAAGCTCGTGCAACTGGACGCGGCCTTCATGAACCGCTCCGTGAACGAGGGCTTCTCCGGCGGAGAGAAGAAGCGCAACGAGATCTTCCAGATGGCGGTGCTCCAGCCCCGGCTGGCGCTGCTGGATGAGACGGACTCGGGCCTGGACATCGACGCGTTGCGCATCGTGGCGGGCGGGGTGAACGCGCTGCGCTCGAAGGACCGGGCGATGGTCGTCATCACGCACTACCAGCGGCTCCTGGACTACATCGTGCCGGACCACGTGCACGTGATGTCCGCGGGCCGCATCGTGCGCTCGGGCGGGCGCGAGCTGGCGCTGGAGCTGGAGGAGAAGGGCTACGGCTGGATTGGTGGGGAGGGGGCCGGCAAGGCGAAGGAGGCCCGGCCGTGA
- the sufD gene encoding Fe-S cluster assembly protein SufD, with protein sequence MSLSHYVDVARAFQARADVPAWLQALREEGLSRFQARGLPTSKDEEWKYTPVSTLSSHPFQPMRDVSAGEDVARAVERLALPGPRLVFVDGRFVPALSVLAGLPRGVVLKPLSQALREDGALLQETLGRTSRPSAHAFTSLNAALLEEGALLTLAPRALSEVPVQLLFLARGGDGPVLASPRVVVVAGEGSEATLVETYAGLGTGATFTNAVTEVSLGDNASLRHFKLQAEGDAALHLGGLYSRQGRDSRFQSHAFSFGGLLSRNEVHAAFAGEGGECVLNGLFVGRGTQHLDNRTDLDHAVPHCSSRELYKGVLDDRARGTFHGKIRVREDAQKTDASQQSRNLLLSEGAQVDARPQLEILADDVKCAHGTAVGRLDDNALFYLRSRGIPKGAAERMLTQAFASELVRAVPEGPVRARVEQLLAEKLPGSAEVMG encoded by the coding sequence GTGAGCCTCTCGCACTACGTGGACGTGGCCCGGGCCTTCCAGGCGCGGGCGGATGTCCCCGCGTGGCTCCAGGCGCTGCGCGAGGAGGGCCTGAGCCGGTTCCAGGCGCGCGGCCTGCCCACGTCCAAGGACGAGGAGTGGAAGTACACGCCCGTCTCCACGCTGTCGTCGCATCCGTTCCAGCCCATGCGGGACGTGTCCGCGGGCGAGGACGTGGCGCGGGCGGTGGAGCGGCTGGCGCTGCCCGGCCCCCGGCTCGTGTTCGTGGACGGGCGGTTCGTGCCGGCGCTGTCGGTGCTCGCGGGCCTGCCGCGCGGCGTGGTGCTCAAGCCGCTGTCGCAGGCGCTGCGCGAGGACGGGGCGCTGCTCCAGGAGACGCTGGGCCGGACCTCACGGCCTTCGGCGCATGCCTTCACGTCGCTCAACGCGGCCCTGCTGGAAGAGGGCGCCCTGCTCACGCTCGCGCCCCGGGCGCTGAGCGAGGTGCCGGTGCAGCTGCTGTTCCTCGCGCGTGGCGGCGACGGGCCGGTGCTGGCCAGCCCGCGCGTCGTCGTGGTGGCGGGCGAGGGCAGCGAGGCGACGCTGGTGGAGACGTACGCGGGCCTGGGCACGGGCGCGACGTTCACCAACGCGGTGACGGAGGTGTCGCTGGGGGACAACGCCAGCCTGCGCCACTTCAAGCTCCAGGCGGAGGGCGACGCCGCGCTGCACCTGGGCGGGCTGTATTCGCGGCAGGGGCGCGACAGCCGCTTCCAGTCGCATGCGTTCTCCTTTGGCGGGCTGCTTTCGCGCAATGAAGTGCACGCGGCCTTCGCGGGCGAGGGCGGCGAGTGCGTGCTCAACGGCCTGTTCGTGGGCCGGGGCACGCAGCACCTGGACAACCGCACGGACCTGGACCACGCGGTGCCGCATTGCTCCAGCCGCGAGCTCTACAAGGGCGTGCTGGACGACCGCGCGCGCGGCACGTTCCACGGGAAGATCCGCGTGCGCGAGGACGCGCAGAAGACGGACGCCAGCCAGCAGAGCCGCAACCTGCTGCTCTCCGAGGGCGCGCAGGTGGATGCCCGGCCGCAGCTGGAGATTCTCGCGGACGACGTGAAGTGCGCCCACGGCACGGCGGTGGGCCGGTTGGATGACAACGCGCTGTTCTACCTGCGCTCGCGCGGCATCCCGAAGGGGGCGGCGGAGCGCATGCTGACGCAGGCCTTCGCGAGCGAGCTGGTGCGCGCGGTGCCGGAGGGGCCGGTGCGCGCGCGGGTGGAGCAGTTGCTCGCGGAAAAGCTGCCGGGTTCGGCGGAGGTGATGGGATGA
- a CDS encoding cysteine desulfurase: MSGPGFDLARVRADFPILRQEVRGRPLVYLDSAATGQKPQAVLDAITRYYTHDNANVHRGVHILSERATQAFEDARETVRRFIHAKDVREVIFVRGTTEAINLVAATYGRKHVGPGDEVLISAMEHHSNIVPWQMVCDAAGAKLRVIPVDESGELRMDAVDALLTEKTRLLAITHVSNALGSVNPIKELVAKAHAKNIPVLVDGAQSVTHFPVDVQDLDCDFFAFSGHKLFGPTGIGVLYGKLAMLESLPPYQGGGDMILSVTMEKTVYNRVPHRFEAGTPDMAGAVGLAAAIRYLESVGMQNVSQHDQWLLAYATQALQSVPGLKLIGTAPHKTGVLSFTLEDVHPHDVGTILDQEGICIRTGHHCAQPLMQRFGVAATARASLALYNTPEDVDALVKGLNKVREVFA, from the coding sequence ATGAGCGGGCCTGGATTCGATCTCGCGCGGGTGCGCGCGGACTTCCCCATCCTCCGGCAGGAGGTGCGGGGCCGGCCGCTGGTGTACCTGGACAGCGCCGCCACGGGGCAGAAGCCGCAGGCGGTGCTGGACGCCATCACGCGCTACTACACGCACGACAACGCGAACGTGCACCGCGGCGTGCACATCCTCTCCGAGCGCGCCACGCAGGCCTTCGAGGACGCTCGCGAGACGGTGCGCCGCTTCATCCACGCGAAGGACGTGCGCGAGGTCATCTTCGTGCGCGGCACCACGGAGGCCATCAACCTGGTGGCCGCCACCTACGGCCGCAAGCACGTGGGCCCGGGCGACGAGGTGCTCATCTCCGCCATGGAGCACCACTCCAACATCGTGCCCTGGCAGATGGTGTGCGACGCGGCGGGCGCGAAGCTGCGCGTGATTCCGGTGGATGAGAGCGGCGAGCTGCGCATGGACGCCGTGGACGCGCTGCTCACGGAGAAGACGCGCCTGTTGGCCATCACCCACGTGTCCAACGCGCTGGGCTCGGTGAACCCCATCAAGGAGCTGGTGGCGAAGGCGCACGCGAAGAACATCCCGGTGCTGGTGGACGGGGCGCAGTCGGTGACGCACTTCCCGGTGGACGTGCAGGACCTGGACTGTGACTTCTTCGCGTTCAGCGGGCACAAGCTCTTCGGGCCTACGGGCATTGGCGTGCTGTACGGCAAGCTGGCCATGCTGGAGTCGCTGCCGCCGTACCAGGGCGGCGGGGACATGATCCTCTCCGTGACGATGGAGAAGACCGTCTACAACCGGGTGCCGCACCGCTTCGAGGCGGGCACTCCGGACATGGCGGGCGCGGTGGGCCTGGCCGCGGCCATCCGCTACCTGGAGTCCGTGGGCATGCAGAACGTGTCCCAGCATGACCAGTGGCTGCTCGCGTACGCGACGCAGGCGCTCCAGTCGGTGCCGGGGCTGAAGCTCATTGGCACGGCGCCGCACAAGACGGGCGTGCTGTCCTTCACGCTGGAGGACGTCCACCCGCACGACGTGGGCACCATCCTGGACCAGGAGGGCATCTGCATCCGCACCGGGCACCACTGCGCCCAGCCGCTGATGCAGCGCTTCGGGGTGGCGGCCACCGCGCGCGCGTCGCTGGCGCTCTACAACACCCCGGAGGACGTGGACGCGCTGGTGAAGGGCCTGAACAAGGTGAGGGAGGTGTTCGCGTGA
- the sufU gene encoding Fe-S cluster assembly sulfur transfer protein SufU, with translation MSSDLKDLYQEVVLEHSKRPRNFRVVEGATCAAEGYNPLCGDQLSVTLKLEDGVIRDIGFQGQGCAISKASASLMTGAVKDKTREEAQALFERVHALVTEGPDNVDVESLGKLAVLSGVSEFPARVKCASLAWHTLNAALDGRTTSVSTE, from the coding sequence GTGAGCTCGGACCTCAAGGACCTGTATCAGGAGGTGGTGCTGGAGCACTCCAAGCGCCCGCGCAACTTCCGGGTGGTGGAGGGCGCCACCTGCGCGGCGGAGGGCTACAACCCGCTGTGCGGCGACCAGCTCTCCGTGACGCTCAAGCTGGAGGACGGCGTCATCCGCGACATCGGCTTCCAGGGCCAGGGGTGCGCCATCTCCAAGGCGTCCGCGTCGCTGATGACGGGCGCGGTGAAGGACAAGACCCGGGAAGAGGCGCAGGCCCTCTTCGAGCGCGTGCACGCGCTGGTGACCGAAGGGCCGGACAACGTGGACGTGGAGTCGCTGGGCAAGCTCGCGGTGCTGTCGGGCGTGAGCGAGTTCCCGGCCCGGGTGAAGTGCGCGAGCCTGGCGTGGCACACGCTGAACGCGGCGCTGGACGGCCGCACCACGTCGGTGTCGACGGAGTAG
- the sufT gene encoding putative Fe-S cluster assembly protein SufT yields MRGAMTVIERDVDAMLIPSGDKVLLPAGSELTVVQTLGGNVTVQDPYGQLFRIDEKNADVLGEEYAAKAKTPDESVTPGEFHEEQVWEQLRTVYDPEIPVNIVELGLVYTCKATPLDEGGQRVDIEMTLTAPGCGMGQVLVEDVRSKVSALPGVKEAHVELVWEPQWDQSRMSDVARLQLGWM; encoded by the coding sequence ATGCGAGGCGCGATGACGGTCATCGAGCGCGACGTGGACGCGATGCTCATCCCCAGCGGGGACAAGGTGTTGCTGCCGGCGGGCTCGGAGTTGACGGTGGTGCAGACGCTGGGCGGCAACGTCACGGTGCAGGATCCGTACGGCCAGCTCTTCCGCATCGACGAGAAGAACGCGGACGTGCTGGGCGAGGAGTACGCCGCCAAGGCGAAGACTCCCGATGAGAGCGTCACACCCGGTGAGTTCCACGAGGAGCAGGTCTGGGAGCAGCTCCGCACGGTCTACGACCCGGAGATCCCGGTGAACATCGTGGAGCTGGGGCTCGTGTACACGTGCAAGGCGACGCCGCTGGACGAGGGCGGGCAGCGCGTGGACATCGAGATGACGCTGACCGCGCCCGGCTGCGGCATGGGGCAGGTGCTGGTGGAGGACGTGCGCTCCAAGGTGTCCGCGCTGCCCGGCGTGAAGGAGGCCCACGTGGAGCTGGTGTGGGAACCGCAGTGGGACCAGAGCCGCATGTCGGACGTGGCGCGGCTCCAGTTGGGTTGGATGTGA
- a CDS encoding type 1 glutamine amidotransferase domain-containing protein, whose amino-acid sequence MKRLKGMRVAVLAADGFEQVELTRPVKRLEREGAYVTIVSLHKGRIRGMNLLVPGRKVRVDATLRDVKAADFDALLLPGGFMNPDFLRQSALALDFVKDADLLDQPIAVICHGPWLLASAGLLEGRHLTSWPGIRNDLENAGAHWTDEPVVRDGNWVSSRGPHDLLAFEHAMVELFAERMSPAIARRAPTEAAPRWPRWLAGGLAAAATLGLVARGRKALA is encoded by the coding sequence ATGAAGAGGCTGAAGGGGATGCGGGTGGCGGTGCTGGCGGCGGATGGCTTCGAGCAGGTGGAGCTGACGCGGCCCGTGAAGCGCCTGGAGCGCGAGGGGGCGTACGTCACCATCGTCTCCCTCCACAAGGGCCGCATCCGGGGCATGAACCTGCTGGTGCCCGGCCGCAAGGTGCGCGTGGACGCCACGCTGCGCGACGTGAAGGCCGCGGACTTCGACGCGCTGCTCCTGCCCGGCGGCTTCATGAACCCCGACTTCCTCCGGCAGAGCGCCCTGGCGCTGGACTTCGTGAAGGACGCGGACCTGTTGGACCAGCCCATCGCGGTCATCTGTCACGGGCCGTGGCTGCTCGCGTCGGCGGGCCTGCTGGAGGGCCGGCACCTGACGTCCTGGCCGGGCATCCGCAACGACCTGGAGAACGCGGGCGCGCACTGGACGGACGAGCCCGTGGTGCGCGACGGCAACTGGGTGTCCAGCCGGGGGCCGCACGACCTGCTCGCCTTCGAGCACGCGATGGTGGAGCTCTTCGCGGAGCGCATGTCCCCCGCCATCGCCCGCCGCGCTCCCACGGAAGCCGCGCCGCGCTGGCCCCGATGGCTCGCGGGCGGGCTCGCCGCCGCGGCCACGCTGGGCCTGGTCGCACGGGGGCGCAAGGCCCTGGCCTGA
- a CDS encoding isoaspartyl peptidase/L-asparaginase family protein: MSPSFSPRMHRGLLASTALLLVPLGCATSSQAGAARDEAALRTEAPPRVKPRWGLVIHGGAGVISRENLSPEREAAMRAALTEALQAGHAVLAKGGRSLDAVTAAIRVMEDSPYFNAGKGAVFNHDGVNELDAAVMDGKTRMAGAVAGVHHIQNPIDLARLVMEKSPHVMMVGDGAEAFARSQGMPLVDAKYFYTEERWQGLQRALEQERAKEAPPAQPQPQPGSSLTPGVDPITGDHKFGTVGAVALDQEGNLAAGTSTGGMTNKRFGRVGDSPIIGAGTYADERCAVSATGHGEFFIRYTVARDICARVEYQDLPLPEAANSVVNDVLVKAGGEGGVIAMDRQGHVAMPFNSSGMYRGYIGEDGTPTVAIFKP, from the coding sequence ATGTCCCCCTCGTTCTCTCCCCGGATGCACCGCGGCCTGCTCGCGAGCACCGCGCTGCTGCTGGTCCCCCTGGGCTGCGCCACGTCATCGCAGGCGGGCGCCGCGCGTGACGAGGCGGCCCTGCGCACGGAGGCGCCGCCGCGCGTGAAGCCGAGGTGGGGGCTGGTCATCCACGGGGGCGCGGGCGTCATCTCGCGTGAGAACCTGTCGCCCGAGCGCGAGGCCGCGATGCGCGCCGCGCTCACGGAGGCACTCCAGGCAGGGCACGCGGTGCTGGCGAAGGGGGGCCGCAGCCTGGACGCGGTGACGGCGGCCATCCGCGTGATGGAGGACTCGCCGTACTTCAACGCCGGCAAGGGCGCGGTGTTCAACCACGACGGCGTGAACGAACTGGACGCGGCGGTGATGGACGGCAAGACGCGCATGGCCGGCGCGGTGGCCGGCGTCCACCACATCCAGAATCCCATCGACCTGGCGCGGCTGGTGATGGAGAAGTCGCCGCACGTGATGATGGTGGGCGACGGCGCGGAGGCCTTCGCGCGGTCGCAGGGCATGCCCCTGGTGGACGCGAAGTACTTCTACACGGAGGAGCGCTGGCAGGGCCTCCAGCGCGCGCTGGAGCAGGAGCGGGCGAAGGAGGCACCGCCCGCGCAGCCGCAGCCGCAGCCAGGCTCGTCGCTGACGCCGGGCGTGGATCCCATCACCGGGGACCACAAGTTCGGCACGGTGGGCGCGGTGGCGTTGGACCAGGAGGGCAACCTCGCGGCGGGCACGTCCACGGGCGGCATGACCAACAAGCGCTTCGGCCGCGTGGGGGACTCGCCCATCATCGGCGCGGGCACCTACGCGGATGAGCGCTGCGCCGTGTCCGCCACGGGCCACGGCGAGTTCTTCATCCGCTACACGGTGGCGCGCGACATCTGCGCCCGCGTCGAGTACCAGGACCTCCCGCTGCCTGAGGCCGCCAACTCCGTCGTCAACGACGTGCTGGTGAAGGCTGGCGGCGAGGGCGGCGTCATCGCCATGGACCGCCAGGGCCACGTGGCCATGCCCTTCAACTCCAGCGGCATGTACCGCGGCTACATCGGCGAGGACGGCACGCCCACCGTCGCCATCTTCAAGCCCTAG